DNA sequence from the Rattus rattus isolate New Zealand chromosome 2, Rrattus_CSIRO_v1, whole genome shotgun sequence genome:
GTGACAAAAGTATGCATTAATTTTTGACAGTATCCTTCCCCCAATTAAATGACACTGTATAAAAATTTGCtggaaaaatattacaaaattgaACCCTGTACATTTACACTTGAGTCCAAGCCATTCTGAACATGGCGGGAACCCACAGTTCGATTACCTTTCCCACTCACTGATTTCTCCTCTTGAGGGTCATGACTGGAGTCTGTGTCATTTGAGTGATGTGTGAGAGAGTTTTCACTGCCCGTGGGAGAGTCTACACTTTCATACCCCGCACTGAGTGGGTTTATGTAACTACTACCTCTGCCAGTTCTCTCCTCTGAGCTGTTGGAGGCCTTATTACCGTTccctgaagaagaaggaaagtcaTCCTCAGGAGTGCTCCCCTCCCTGTGAAATCCAGACCCAGACGTCCTCTGGCGGGAGGAGCTGCCATTACTTGGTCCATTTGCCAGACGACTGCAGTCTTTGCTTGTGGCCTCTGCCTGATCCACAGGTTCAGAAGATGTAGTCCTGCTGGTACTTGGAGCAGAAGCTTGAGACTGCTGCTGCTGGTACTGTGCCAACTGCTGTCGAGTCTCCTTCAACTGTTGCTGAAGAACTAGAATGGTGCTCTGCATACCCTCTACTTCTTCGTCAAGTTGAATGATGAAGTCATTCAGTTCTGTGCAAAGGAGAGTCAGACCTACTTTAAAATCTGAACATATGTTAAAACATTTCTGtgttatatgtgcacacatgcacagttgagtgcatgtgtgcaactgtgcatgtgtgcattagaggccagaggtcaacaccaGATGTCTCTTTTCTACAGCTTTTTacctctcattgaacctggaaccTACCCTTTTGGCTAGACTAGTTGACCACCAAGGCCCCAAAATTCACCTTCCATGCCCTAGTTCCACACCTAGCTTTTTGTATCAGTGCCAGAATCCAAACCGAAGTTCTACTACTTGCGTGGCAAGCACTATACCCGTTGTacttctccagcccccttaaatATTACACACCAGGGACAAAGCTAAGTAGTCGATAAATGCTTACCAAGTAAATACTACTCTAAAACTGGAATAGCATacttaaaaaagaatttacttGGATTTTAATCACCATTCAAGAATGAAACGTTGGAGGATGttttaaatactatattaaaGAAATCAAGTTAAAATTGATTCCAACCTCATACAATTGCCAACAACctgtgaaatcttttttttttttttcggagctggggaccgaacccagggcctttgcgcttgctaggcaagcgctctacctctgagctaaatccccaaccccaacctgtaAAATCTTATCTGTGTCCCTTTTCTTCGCCTTTAGCCAGGCCCTTAAATTAAATCCACAGCATCTCTAGCTCTCAGGAcagttttattagttttttacTCTAACCCAAAGAGGTATGTGTACTAACCAAAGTCTGCTCCACATACAGTAACACAATCCTATAAGAAATACCTGGGGATTGCTAAAATACACaaatctaagtttttttttttttttttttttttttttaaggctttaaGGAGAACCTCTCAATTGCTACATAGTATCCTCCCACTTAACATGTTTACACATAGTAAAATCTAAGAACGACAATATTGTCTATTGCCTTTCTTTGTAACCAACAATCAACTACACTGGTTCTCAGTTTACATGTTCACAGTGTGGCTCCATTTTCTTTACTATTAATCCAtttcacaaaacaagaaaaaaaaatgtagcgaCACCTGGACAAAAACTGACTATGGTAACAAGCACATTTGGTTTGTATCAGCAAATTTAAATACTAAATCCCCCTTTCACTGAAGGGCACCTTAGTATaattgttactttttttaaaaaagatttatttattatataagtacactatagttgtcttcagatgcaccagaagagggcgtcagatctcatcacagatggttgtgagccaccatgtggttggctgggaattgaactcaggacctctggaagagcagtcggtgttcttaaccgctgagccatccctccagccctaatTGTTACTTTTTAAGCCACAGAAATTACCAAGTGTCCAAGATTTATACTTAAAGGAAACTGTTAATGATAGTCATGTACTGAATATCAATATTTACCCCGAAACAAAACATCTTTATCttacaaaaaaaaacatagagaagTTTACCAATATGCTATTGTATCAGTACCTTGGGGAACACTCTAATATTCGATGGTTTTGTTTCATAAGTCAATGGTAGTTGTTGCATGCACAATTTTAAGTAGCCATCATCTAAGAAGAGCATGCACAGAATCTGATCTACCACAACCCTGGTATGCCATAAAGCCAGTGCAAAGTTAAAGGAAACTGAAACACAAACCCCCTTACCATCCTGACTGCTTTTAAGCTCCTCACTGTATTTCTTCTGTAAAGCCAACTCTGCTTCAAGCTGTGCAATACGGCCCTGGGACAGCTGCCTTCCAAGCTCTTGGTTCTCCTGGATAAGCATTCGACACTTCGCCATTAATTTTTTGCCTGTTTGGCTGCAAAGGAAAGAGCCAATCAtcacaaaatgaagacaaagctCTTTACAGCCTTTGTTCACAATTATTACAGGAGATGTAACACGTACAGAACATAACTATGTCACAGCAGATGCCACCCTGTAATTACCATCTTCTTTTCTGGAACCTGTCCATCTTCTGCACTTCGGAATTTTACCAATAGAGCAGCAAAAATAGGCCTTAAACAAAAAGTGCCAAATAGCCACTTTCTGTTCCTACTATATCAAGGTTTTCATTCTAAATTATCATTTCAATTATAAGCAGGTCATTTAACATGTATCTTGGATTTAACTGTTACACCAGGGTACTAATTCATCAAACATaaaggttctttaaaaaaagtatctGTAGTATCAATTACAAATGCATGCCCTTCACCACCTATAAAATACCTATAAAAGGATGAGGATATATTCTTGTAGGAAATACACATAATGGATTCCTTTTATTAGGTAGTCCTCTGGGACATACAGCTTCTATGAAAGAATGTATCTTTTAAAAGACTTCCCAAATAGAAATCCATTAATTCCTTATTTAACTTGAGacataatttttcttctctttgttgtgtAGTAGATGATGATTTTAAAATGGCAATCCTCTTACTTTAGAAGAACTAGGATTATAGGGATGAGCCACTCACTATGCCTGATACTGGTATGTGATTAAGATTGTAGAATACCAAGTCACAAAGATTTGAGTTATTTCTCAAGTCCTGAATCATCTGCCAGATTACGGGTGTCATAGAACAATTTTCCAACAGTAGTGCCCTAACTATTCAACTCCCACAACAACCAAAAGGGTAGCAACCCAATAAAATCTCACTGCTTTTAGCCTTAGCAACTGACTTAAATATGTCATTGTGATACTAACTTTGAGACTTGCATAGGAACAATTTAACATTCTTCGAATTGTGTTCAGAACACTTTGGTGTTTTTCCCATATATAGTGTAACTTGCACTTGCCAGATACATAGATTTTCATCTGGTCTGAGAAAACACCAGAACCCTAAAAATAGTAGTACTTTGTTGATAACTCTTTTACAGGTAATGTAGGATTCCTTAACTTATAGCTTATGTTATATAATACAgttcaataacaaccaaaaaaatgcaattaaaatttcCTTACAGATATTCTTGGAACATCAAAAACCAGGCTACTAATGTTCAAAGAGTCAAGGCAGAAGCTCTGGGTGCACACAGTAAGTTTTGTTTAACCATTCCCTTCAGTTATTGTAGCCCCACATCCTCCCCACCCTCGTTGCCTGTCCGCCTCCTCAGACTTTAGCCTCCACTAAACAAACTCTTAGAAATTAACAAGGAAACAAGACATggaaaccactgtcagagacaccaGAGCTCCTTCTTCCTTCTAGCTGTCTGTCCATACTCCAGtaacttcatgttttttttttttttttcttttttgagacggggtctggCCCAACATGgtgtttgcctttaatcccagcagagggcaagaggatttttgagtttgaggccagcctggtctacagagtgagtgagttcaggacagtcaagactacacagagaaaccctgtctcaaaaacaaaacaaagcaaaacaaaaaaaggagagtgtggagagagagaatctcactATGTATGCCTGGTTGATGTTAGAACTGATTGTACTAAGACTCACAGAATCTACacacttctacctcccaagtattggATTAAAGTTATATGCCACACTTGACCAACCGTTTCTCGGAATCATATATAGATTTTTCAGCCAGAAAATTCTACTTTTCTgtgaataaagataaaaaagtttaaaatacattagtTGGTCACTTGACTTGACCCCATAGA
Encoded proteins:
- the Wtap gene encoding pre-mRNA-splicing regulator WTAP isoform X1, encoding MTNEEPLPKKVRLSETDFKVMARDELILRWKQYEAYVQALEGKYTDLNSNDVTGLRESEEKLKQQQQESARRENILVMRLATKEQEMQECTTQIQYLKQVQQPSVAQLRSTMVDPAINLFFLKMKGELEQTKDKLEQAQNELSAWKFTPDSQTGKKLMAKCRMLIQENQELGRQLSQGRIAQLEAELALQKKYSEELKSSQDELNDFIIQLDEEVEGMQSTILVLQQQLKETRQQLAQYQQQQSQASAPSTSRTTSSEPVDQAEATSKDCSRLANGPSNGSSSRQRTSGSGFHREGSTPEDDFPSSSGNGNKASNSSEERTGRGSSYINPLSAGYESVDSPTGSENSLTHHSNDTDSSHDPQEEKSVSGKGNRTVGSRHVQNGLDSSVNVQGSIL